Proteins encoded by one window of Macaca fascicularis isolate 582-1 chromosome 10, T2T-MFA8v1.1:
- the WFDC3 gene encoding WAP four-disulfide core domain protein 3 isoform X2 produces the protein MMLSCLFLVKALLALGSLESWITAGEHAKEGECPPDKNPCKELCQGDELCLAGQKCCTTGCGRICRDIPKGRKRDCPRVIRKQSCLKRCITDETCPGVKKCCTFGCNKSCVVPISKQKPEFGGECPADPLPCEELCDGDASCPQGHKCCSTGCGHTCLGDIEGGRGGDCPKVLVGLCIVGCVMDENCQAGEKCCKSGCGRFCVPPVLPRKLTVNPNWTVRSDSELEIPVP, from the exons ATGATGTTAAGCTGCCTCTTTCTTGTGAAGGCACTTCTTGCTCTTGGGTCCCTGGAATCCTGGATAACTGCGGGAGAACATG CAAAAGAGGGAGAATGCCCTCCTGATAAGAACCCATGCAAAGAGCTGTGCCAGGGCGATGAATTGTGTCTGGCTGGGCAGAAGTGCTGCACCACAGGCTGTGGTCGGATCTGCCGAGACATTCCTAAGG GGAGGAAAAGAGATTGCCCCAGGGTTATTCGGAAACAATCCTGTTTGAAAAGGTGCATCACTGATGAGACATGTCCAGGTGTAAAGAAATGCTGCACGTTTGGCTGCAACAAGAGCTGTGTAGTCCCAATCTCTAAACAGAAGCCGG AGTTTGGTGGTGAATGTCCTGCTGACCCCCTTCCGTGTGAGGAGCTGTGTGATGGGGATGCATCCTGTCCCCAGGGGCATAAATGCTGCAGCACCGGCTGTGGCCACACCTGCCTCGGAGACATTGAGGGAG GGCGGGGCGGTGATTGTCCAAAAGTTCTGGTGGGCCTGTGCATTGTCGGCTGTGTGATGGATGAGAACTGTCAAGCTGGAGAAAAGTGCTGCAAGTCAGGCTGTGGCCGCTTCTGTGTCCCACCAGTCCTGCCCCGAAAACTGACCGTGAACCCCAACTGGACTGTGAGGTCTGATTCTGAATTAG AGATCCCAGTGCCCTAG
- the WFDC3 gene encoding WAP four-disulfide core domain protein 3 isoform X1, which produces MMLSCLFLVKALLALGSLESWITAGEHAKEGECPPDKNPCKELCQGDELCLAGQKCCTTGCGRICRDIPKGRKRDCPRVIRKQSCLKRCITDETCPGVKKCCTFGCNKSCVVPISKQKPAEFGGECPADPLPCEELCDGDASCPQGHKCCSTGCGHTCLGDIEGGRGGDCPKVLVGLCIVGCVMDENCQAGEKCCKSGCGRFCVPPVLPRKLTVNPNWTVRSDSELEIPVP; this is translated from the exons ATGATGTTAAGCTGCCTCTTTCTTGTGAAGGCACTTCTTGCTCTTGGGTCCCTGGAATCCTGGATAACTGCGGGAGAACATG CAAAAGAGGGAGAATGCCCTCCTGATAAGAACCCATGCAAAGAGCTGTGCCAGGGCGATGAATTGTGTCTGGCTGGGCAGAAGTGCTGCACCACAGGCTGTGGTCGGATCTGCCGAGACATTCCTAAGG GGAGGAAAAGAGATTGCCCCAGGGTTATTCGGAAACAATCCTGTTTGAAAAGGTGCATCACTGATGAGACATGTCCAGGTGTAAAGAAATGCTGCACGTTTGGCTGCAACAAGAGCTGTGTAGTCCCAATCTCTAAACAGAAGCCGG CAGAGTTTGGTGGTGAATGTCCTGCTGACCCCCTTCCGTGTGAGGAGCTGTGTGATGGGGATGCATCCTGTCCCCAGGGGCATAAATGCTGCAGCACCGGCTGTGGCCACACCTGCCTCGGAGACATTGAGGGAG GGCGGGGCGGTGATTGTCCAAAAGTTCTGGTGGGCCTGTGCATTGTCGGCTGTGTGATGGATGAGAACTGTCAAGCTGGAGAAAAGTGCTGCAAGTCAGGCTGTGGCCGCTTCTGTGTCCCACCAGTCCTGCCCCGAAAACTGACCGTGAACCCCAACTGGACTGTGAGGTCTGATTCTGAATTAG AGATCCCAGTGCCCTAG